From a single Rickettsia endosymbiont of Cantharis rufa genomic region:
- a CDS encoding dienelactone hydrolase family protein produces the protein MSKYLEYPEVESKEQPPKKLVVLLHGVGSDGHDLIGLIPYIKNDLSDCHFISPHGIEAYDMMPYGRQWFSLQDRSLNVMAKLIANNISKLEDIIKQKQEELNLTNKDTIIIGFSQGTMIGLYLTLIQQEQFFCTIGFSGGVIPPMEVNNMLTPICLIHGELDDVVSISKMYDAADYLSKFHIAHSMHKLTSLTHSIDGRGLEIAINFIKNIRITV, from the coding sequence ATGAGCAAATATTTAGAATATCCTGAAGTAGAAAGTAAAGAGCAGCCACCAAAAAAGCTAGTAGTATTACTGCACGGCGTTGGTTCGGATGGTCACGATTTAATAGGGTTAATCCCTTACATTAAGAATGATTTATCTGATTGTCATTTTATTTCCCCGCACGGCATTGAGGCTTACGATATGATGCCTTATGGCAGACAATGGTTTAGCTTGCAGGATCGCAGTCTTAATGTTATGGCAAAACTAATTGCAAATAATATTTCTAAACTTGAGGATATAATTAAGCAAAAACAAGAGGAGCTAAATCTAACCAACAAAGATACTATTATTATTGGTTTTTCCCAAGGTACAATGATTGGTTTATACTTAACTCTGATTCAGCAAGAGCAGTTTTTTTGTACTATAGGTTTTTCAGGAGGAGTAATCCCACCTATGGAAGTTAATAATATGCTTACTCCTATATGTTTGATTCATGGGGAGCTTGATGATGTGGTTAGTATTAGTAAAATGTATGATGCTGCAGACTATTTATCTAAGTTTCATATAGCTCATAGCATGCATAAATTAACATCACTTACTCATTCAATAGATGGACGTGGGCTTGAAATTGCGATTAATTTTATAAAAAATATAAGAATTACTGTATGA
- a CDS encoding MFS transporter, producing MKQTKSSNKVLGAFLGTIIEYYDYSLYGFSAAIIADKFFSADTDPLTKLVNVFAVYAAAYLSKPIGAYIFGRIGDIYGRKKALSFTIIGIVIPTLIIGLLPDYSSIGVWSTIILVVCRFMQGIFIGGEYDGAAIYVIEHLGAKYRFTASAVTRCTGVMGLLCGIGATNFFDSHIFPEWGWRIPFLLSLPLALITLYYRQKFDETPEFKEAHDRQDSIEKLSFIIKKQWKNILPLIFLAGGFGATYQITIIFMKQYLPIVLPSIGIIMSSFSVLIVICFAICMPIVGFISDRLGVNLVLKTAFICTITASVFFMIAVKYQMTNLGFAASLMLAASVAPFNALAHSIVIKSFVVKERYRVISLGHNIGSMLMSGTANYICAKVIKSFGFNLFPILYLCMFAVLAYSMTMLFSKNNGEYTR from the coding sequence ATGAAACAAACAAAATCAAGCAATAAAGTTCTCGGTGCTTTTTTAGGAACTATCATTGAGTATTACGACTATAGTTTATACGGTTTTTCAGCGGCAATTATTGCCGATAAATTCTTTTCAGCTGATACTGATCCATTAACAAAGCTTGTAAATGTTTTTGCCGTTTATGCAGCAGCATATTTATCAAAGCCTATCGGTGCTTATATTTTTGGACGCATAGGAGATATATACGGCCGAAAGAAAGCGTTAAGTTTTACGATTATCGGCATTGTAATTCCTACCTTAATAATCGGTTTATTACCTGATTATTCTTCTATAGGAGTTTGGAGTACAATAATTTTAGTTGTATGTCGCTTCATGCAAGGTATTTTTATCGGGGGGGAATATGACGGAGCAGCAATTTACGTCATTGAACATTTAGGAGCAAAATACCGATTTACTGCCTCAGCAGTAACTAGATGTACAGGAGTAATGGGTTTATTATGTGGGATTGGTGCAACTAATTTCTTTGATTCTCATATTTTTCCGGAGTGGGGTTGGCGTATTCCGTTTTTGCTAAGTTTACCCCTTGCATTAATAACTCTTTATTATCGTCAGAAATTTGATGAAACGCCGGAATTTAAAGAAGCGCACGATAGGCAAGATTCTATTGAAAAACTTAGTTTTATAATTAAAAAGCAATGGAAGAATATCTTACCTCTTATATTCTTAGCTGGAGGTTTTGGAGCAACATATCAAATTACGATCATCTTTATGAAGCAATATTTACCGATTGTATTACCTTCAATCGGTATTATTATGAGCTCTTTTTCAGTCTTAATAGTAATATGCTTTGCTATTTGCATGCCAATTGTCGGCTTTATTTCTGACCGCTTAGGAGTTAATTTGGTATTAAAAACCGCATTTATATGTACTATTACGGCAAGTGTATTTTTTATGATAGCAGTAAAATATCAAATGACTAATTTAGGGTTTGCAGCTAGTTTAATGTTAGCTGCATCGGTCGCTCCTTTTAATGCCCTTGCTCATAGTATAGTTATTAAGTCTTTTGTAGTTAAGGAACGTTACCGTGTTATAAGTTTAGGACATAATATCGGCTCAATGTTAATGTCCGGTACTGCTAATTATATTTGTGCAAAGGTAATAAAGTCATTTGGTTTTAACCTATTTCCAATTTTATATCTTTGCATGTTTGCCGTACTTGCTTATTCTATGACTATGTTGTTTAGTAAAAATAATGGAGAATATACTCGATGA
- a CDS encoding palindromic element RPE1 domain-containing protein, whose translation MDSEILDCLQNEANKEKFKGDTKRSAAAHTSVHEDASTSSTYKLSLEASYVSSLKKLMEEVEHRLNEVLNTLVTKQNEIQKLQNENKELKDNYIKMLDQINIYINELEEIKKQQK comes from the coding sequence ATGGATAGTGAAATATTAGACTGCTTACAGAACGAAGCTAATAAAGAGAAATTTAAAGGGGACACGAAACGCAGCGCCGCAGCGCACACTTCAGTACATGAGGATGCGAGTACCAGCTCGACGTACAAATTATCTTTAGAAGCAAGTTATGTAAGCAGTCTAAAAAAATTAATGGAAGAAGTCGAGCATAGGCTTAATGAAGTGTTAAATACACTTGTAACTAAGCAAAATGAGATTCAGAAGTTACAAAACGAAAATAAAGAATTAAAAGATAATTATATAAAAATGCTAGATCAAATTAACATTTATATTAATGAACTTGAAGAAATAAAAAAACAGCAAAAATAA
- a CDS encoding penicillin-binding protein activator — protein MASIKHKIRIVLSFFCLIYLTSCQTPKEEPISFPKKEQKEIEIAILMPNQGPDSIVGKQYKDLIKMGLNDGVKSYIHVTSYDGSDEKNVLAAMDKIVARKTKVILGPLYSNFTSLIAEKAKKNDIIVITMSNNPALTEDKLFVFGHAPLKQLIRIVNYYASNDHKDFMALLPKGKHSQTISQVMQNILIQKNASLSHTEFYEDNPESIAKAVRNISDNTDIINECSDATKPVIYLSDDPQNLNLLADSIRKYNLDKKAILVGDNRIDVDYSENIDISFTGSLNLLNSNVPERAKDLGINHMGFMHLLAYDLGRMTANYIGNEFASERFLNRLNSRQPYVGLSGNVHFVDAVAQRQYDIIREEGGVYSIVSGN, from the coding sequence ATGGCTAGTATAAAACATAAGATACGAATCGTTCTATCATTTTTTTGTTTGATATATTTAACGTCCTGTCAAACCCCTAAAGAAGAACCTATAAGTTTTCCTAAAAAAGAACAAAAAGAAATTGAGATTGCAATTTTAATGCCGAATCAGGGACCTGATAGTATTGTAGGTAAACAATATAAAGATCTGATTAAAATGGGACTTAACGACGGGGTAAAATCTTATATACATGTTACTTCTTACGATGGTTCAGACGAAAAAAATGTTTTAGCCGCTATGGACAAAATAGTAGCACGCAAAACCAAGGTTATTCTAGGTCCTCTATATTCTAACTTTACTTCTCTAATAGCCGAAAAAGCAAAGAAAAATGATATTATTGTAATAACTATGTCAAATAATCCGGCTCTTACAGAAGATAAATTATTTGTATTCGGTCATGCACCTTTAAAACAACTGATACGCATAGTTAATTATTACGCAAGTAACGACCATAAAGATTTTATGGCATTATTACCTAAAGGAAAGCATTCGCAGACTATTAGTCAAGTAATGCAAAATATATTGATTCAGAAAAATGCCTCATTATCACACACTGAATTCTATGAGGATAATCCTGAATCTATAGCAAAAGCCGTAAGAAATATTTCAGACAATACCGATATTATAAATGAATGTAGCGACGCGACAAAACCTGTTATTTATCTATCGGACGATCCTCAAAATTTAAACCTACTCGCTGATAGTATTCGTAAATATAATTTAGACAAAAAAGCTATTTTAGTCGGTGATAACCGTATTGATGTCGATTACTCTGAAAATATTGATATTAGCTTTACCGGTTCTTTAAATTTGCTTAATAGTAATGTTCCTGAAAGAGCAAAAGACTTGGGTATTAACCATATGGGTTTTATGCATCTTCTTGCTTATGATTTAGGTCGTATGACTGCGAACTATATAGGCAATGAATTTGCATCCGAAAGGTTTTTAAATAGATTGAACAGTAGACAGCCCTACGTTGGCTTATCAGGTAATGTCCATTTTGTCGACGCAGTAGCTCAAAGACAATATGATATAATTAGGGAAGAGGGTGGTGTATATTCTATCGTTTCAGGGAATTAG
- a CDS encoding Sec-independent protein translocase subunit TatA yields MGMSLSHLLIVLLIIFVLFGAGKLPQVMSELAKGLKAFKDGMKDDGKDNDKNK; encoded by the coding sequence ATGGGCATGAGTCTTAGCCATTTATTAATAGTCTTACTAATTATTTTTGTATTATTCGGTGCTGGTAAACTACCGCAAGTCATGTCTGAGCTAGCTAAGGGGCTCAAAGCTTTTAAAGACGGCATGAAAGACGATGGCAAAGATAATGATAAAAATAAATAA
- the nth gene encoding endonuclease III: MQAQIVNKIFEIFRKHNTNPKTELIYKNDFTLLVAVILSAQATDISVNLATKSLFKIYDTPEKILELGEERLKKYIKSIGLFNSKAKNIIALCKILINDYQASVPNNFKDLIKLPGVGRKTANVVLNCLFGMPTMAVDTHVFRVSKRIGFAKGGAPEIVEKELLQIIDEKWLIHAHHWLILHGRYICKARKPDCNICPIKEYCEYYINKLTVNEIYIRGSTSKRARGL; the protein is encoded by the coding sequence ATGCAAGCACAAATAGTTAATAAAATTTTTGAGATTTTTAGAAAGCATAATACAAATCCGAAAACCGAATTAATATATAAGAATGATTTTACCTTATTAGTAGCCGTAATATTATCTGCTCAAGCAACTGATATATCAGTAAATTTAGCAACTAAATCTTTATTTAAAATTTACGATACACCGGAAAAAATTTTAGAACTTGGCGAAGAAAGGCTTAAAAAATATATAAAATCTATCGGGCTATTTAACAGTAAAGCAAAAAATATTATAGCATTGTGTAAAATATTAATAAATGATTATCAAGCTTCAGTACCGAACAACTTTAAAGATTTGATTAAATTGCCCGGCGTCGGTAGAAAAACTGCTAATGTTGTACTAAATTGCTTATTCGGCATGCCTACAATGGCAGTTGATACGCATGTATTTAGAGTATCAAAAAGGATCGGGTTTGCTAAAGGAGGTGCTCCTGAAATAGTAGAAAAAGAATTGCTACAAATTATCGATGAGAAATGGCTAATTCATGCCCATCACTGGTTAATTCTACACGGTAGATATATATGCAAAGCCCGAAAACCAGACTGTAACATCTGCCCTATTAAAGAGTATTGTGAGTATTATATTAATAAACTCACAGTAAATGAAATATATATACGGGGATCAACTTCAAAAAGAGCAAGGGGTCTATAA
- a CDS encoding XRE family transcriptional regulator encodes MSEDIRSKERFNRINDISETNKDDLDLKKIRDNLEIFVQNVLGEENITPYELSRRTNTHETLWKNVVDGRTQKPDTGAIVALADYKNAPLDEVIGRDINKEKKISVEIKQTSEISASITKLPKDILQEAMLIGEKTKGFIHKPTTKKTESFTEQVKSSSKPKVRSI; translated from the coding sequence ATGAGCGAAGATATAAGGTCAAAAGAAAGATTTAATCGAATTAACGATATATCAGAAACAAATAAAGATGATTTAGATTTAAAAAAAATTAGAGATAATTTAGAAATATTTGTACAAAATGTGTTAGGAGAGGAAAACATAACCCCATATGAGTTAAGTAGAAGAACAAATACTCATGAAACACTATGGAAAAATGTCGTAGACGGTCGCACACAAAAACCTGACACCGGAGCAATTGTCGCTCTTGCAGATTATAAAAATGCTCCACTAGATGAAGTAATAGGCAGGGACATAAATAAAGAAAAAAAGATATCGGTAGAAATAAAACAAACCTCGGAAATATCAGCATCTATAACTAAACTACCAAAAGACATACTTCAAGAAGCCATGTTGATAGGAGAAAAAACTAAAGGATTTATACATAAACCGACAACTAAAAAAACAGAATCTTTTACTGAACAAGTTAAAAGCTCTAGTAAACCCAAAGTGAGATCTATCTAA
- a CDS encoding MBL fold metallo-hydrolase yields MFFNIDPNIKPKTLLDILKWKITSKRPKWPTTLPLTSTDIPPQKITNNETIRVSYVGHVTFLIQIDGLNILTDPVWSELVSPFTFAGPKRVVKPGINFTDLPKVDVILISHNHYDHLDIRTIKDLWVRDKPKIITPLINDIVIKKHISGAEIVTLGWGESYKDQKNSIEVCLEPAQHWSARGVFDKNKALWGTFIIKTKIGDICFIGDSGYNDTLFKEIGKKHNILISLIPIGAYEPRWFMKPVHMNPEEAVFTHLDLSSKYSIASHFDVFQLADEAFNAAPLELRQAMKTHNIDENNFIIPEISEFFLFDENGLESIKHLQ; encoded by the coding sequence ATGTTTTTCAATATTGATCCTAATATCAAACCTAAAACTTTACTTGATATTTTAAAATGGAAAATAACTTCAAAAAGACCAAAATGGCCAACAACACTGCCACTTACTTCTACTGATATTCCACCACAAAAAATAACTAATAATGAGACTATAAGAGTAAGTTATGTAGGGCATGTAACCTTTTTAATTCAAATAGACGGTTTAAATATCTTAACTGATCCAGTATGGTCGGAGCTGGTTAGTCCTTTTACTTTTGCAGGACCAAAGAGAGTAGTTAAACCCGGTATTAATTTTACCGATTTACCTAAAGTAGATGTTATATTAATAAGCCATAATCACTATGATCATTTAGACATCAGAACAATTAAAGATTTATGGGTACGAGATAAGCCTAAGATTATTACACCGCTAATAAATGACATAGTAATCAAAAAACATATTAGCGGTGCAGAAATTGTTACTTTAGGGTGGGGAGAATCATATAAAGATCAGAAGAATAGTATAGAAGTCTGTTTAGAGCCGGCACAGCATTGGTCAGCTAGAGGAGTATTTGATAAAAATAAAGCCCTATGGGGAACTTTTATCATTAAAACTAAAATAGGAGATATTTGTTTTATAGGTGATTCGGGTTATAACGATACTCTTTTTAAAGAGATCGGAAAAAAACATAATATTTTAATAAGCCTTATTCCGATAGGTGCTTATGAACCAAGATGGTTTATGAAACCGGTGCATATGAATCCTGAAGAAGCCGTATTTACTCATTTGGACTTAAGTTCTAAATACTCTATAGCTAGTCATTTTGATGTCTTTCAATTAGCTGATGAAGCTTTTAACGCGGCTCCTTTGGAACTCCGACAAGCTATGAAAACGCATAATATTGATGAAAATAATTTTATTATTCCTGAAATAAGTGAGTTTTTCCTATTTGATGAAAACGGTTTAGAATCTATAAAACATCTGCAGTAA
- the rpmA gene encoding 50S ribosomal protein L27: MATKKAGGSSRNGRDSAGRRLGVKKADGQYVIPGNIIVRQRGTKIHPGINVGLGKDHTIFALREGRVEFLTKRNQKVVNVKEVASA; encoded by the coding sequence ATGGCAACCAAAAAAGCCGGCGGTAGTTCTAGGAACGGAAGAGACTCGGCAGGCCGAAGACTGGGAGTTAAAAAAGCTGACGGACAATATGTAATACCAGGCAATATTATAGTTAGGCAGCGCGGTACAAAAATTCACCCTGGAATAAATGTAGGGCTTGGCAAAGATCATACAATTTTTGCTTTGAGAGAAGGTAGAGTAGAATTTTTAACTAAGCGAAATCAAAAAGTCGTAAATGTTAAAGAAGTTGCAAGTGCTTAA
- the grxD gene encoding Grx4 family monothiol glutaredoxin translates to MAENKNFEFIENEIKNNKVVLFMKGTKKRPECGFSGTVVAILNKLGVEFRDINVFVNLAFREDLKKFSDWPTFPQLYINGELVGGCDIAKELYQSGELEKMLRE, encoded by the coding sequence ATGGCGGAAAATAAAAATTTTGAATTTATAGAAAATGAAATAAAAAATAACAAAGTAGTATTGTTCATGAAAGGTACTAAGAAAAGGCCTGAATGCGGATTTTCAGGAACGGTAGTAGCTATTTTGAATAAACTAGGCGTAGAATTTCGTGATATTAATGTATTCGTTAATCTAGCATTTCGTGAAGATTTAAAAAAGTTTAGCGATTGGCCTACATTCCCGCAATTATATATTAACGGGGAGTTAGTCGGTGGTTGTGATATTGCTAAAGAATTATATCAAAGCGGCGAACTTGAGAAGATGTTAAGAGAGTAA
- the rplU gene encoding 50S ribosomal protein L21: MFAVIKAGGKQYKVGQNSVIKVEKIEGELGAKIQLDQVLMIGEHSKPSFIGTPMVKGAVVTAQITNQFKDNKIIVFKKKRRKNYRRKSGHRQELTELKILDITKQ; the protein is encoded by the coding sequence ATGTTCGCAGTTATAAAGGCAGGTGGAAAACAATATAAAGTAGGCCAAAATAGCGTTATTAAGGTCGAAAAAATTGAAGGAGAACTTGGGGCAAAGATTCAACTTGATCAAGTTTTAATGATAGGTGAGCATTCAAAGCCTTCTTTTATTGGTACTCCTATGGTTAAAGGAGCCGTTGTCACAGCTCAAATTACTAATCAGTTTAAAGATAATAAGATTATAGTTTTTAAGAAAAAGCGTAGAAAAAATTATCGTCGTAAATCCGGTCATCGCCAAGAATTGACGGAATTAAAAATATTAGATATTACCAAGCAATAA
- the rsmI gene encoding 16S rRNA (cytidine(1402)-2'-O)-methyltransferase, translating into MIRYLSKPGLYIVSTPIGNFEDITLRAISTLKNSDIILCEDTRISQKLLAKHDIRTKLQIYNDHSDEKDRENIISLIKTGNMVSLISDAGTPLISDPGYKLSRDLRMLNYHVDVVPGVSAPITALTLSTLPTDRFLFCGFLPKTTESKKKVFSELVNLKATLIFFETAPRLINTLSVAKEILGNREICVTRELTKMYQETKTGNIDEITEFYQNNILKGEIVLLISGNIQEQNQQTNLEKFIELCLSKNLSSKTTTELAYEKFKDVYSKKEIYKLVNESK; encoded by the coding sequence ATGATTAGATATCTTTCCAAACCGGGATTATACATTGTTTCAACACCGATTGGTAATTTTGAAGATATAACACTTCGTGCCATATCGACTTTAAAAAATTCAGATATTATCTTATGCGAGGATACTAGAATATCGCAAAAATTGCTAGCAAAACATGATATTCGTACTAAATTACAAATTTACAATGATCATAGTGATGAGAAAGATAGAGAAAATATTATAAGTTTAATAAAAACGGGTAATATGGTAAGCTTAATTTCCGATGCGGGAACTCCTTTAATCTCCGACCCAGGGTATAAGTTAAGTAGAGATTTACGTATGCTTAACTATCATGTAGATGTAGTACCAGGGGTATCTGCGCCGATTACTGCCTTAACTTTATCGACTCTTCCTACTGATCGATTTTTATTTTGCGGTTTTTTGCCTAAAACTACGGAAAGTAAGAAAAAAGTTTTTTCTGAACTAGTAAATCTCAAGGCCACATTAATCTTCTTTGAAACAGCCCCTCGTTTGATAAATACTCTATCGGTAGCTAAAGAAATACTAGGAAACCGAGAAATATGCGTAACTCGTGAGCTAACTAAAATGTATCAAGAGACGAAAACAGGAAATATAGATGAAATAACAGAGTTTTATCAAAATAATATTTTAAAAGGTGAGATAGTATTGTTGATTTCAGGGAATATACAAGAACAAAATCAACAAACAAATTTAGAAAAATTTATAGAACTTTGCTTAAGTAAAAACTTAAGTAGCAAAACCACTACCGAACTTGCTTATGAGAAATTCAAAGATGTTTATAGCAAGAAAGAAATATATAAATTAGTGAATGAGAGTAAGTAG
- a CDS encoding helix-turn-helix domain-containing protein: MSSMLKQIRLDSGKTLNQVSSDLKIRKKYLVALEDGDFDVLPGEVYVRGYLKLYLDYLNVKDRNAEQLEATKQNETEKLLNNKRATALINYKRKKQLVLISITMLSIIIVSHPFIINA; encoded by the coding sequence ATGTCGTCAATGCTTAAGCAAATTAGATTAGATTCAGGTAAAACTTTAAATCAGGTATCTAGTGATTTAAAAATTAGAAAAAAATATTTAGTAGCTTTAGAAGATGGTGATTTTGATGTTTTACCGGGAGAAGTATACGTAAGAGGTTACTTAAAATTATACTTAGATTATCTTAATGTAAAAGATCGAAATGCAGAGCAGCTAGAAGCTACTAAACAGAACGAGACAGAAAAATTATTAAATAATAAAAGAGCTACGGCGTTGATAAATTATAAACGTAAAAAACAATTAGTACTTATATCTATTACAATGTTATCGATTATTATTGTAAGTCATCCATTCATAATTAATGCTTAG
- a CDS encoding entericidin A/B family lipoprotein, translating to MRSALITSILAVAFLTSACNTMQGAGQDMQAAGKKLEDSTENNKPKKGCGCH from the coding sequence ATGCGTTCAGCACTTATAACTTCCATATTAGCTGTAGCTTTCTTAACAAGTGCTTGTAATACAATGCAAGGAGCTGGTCAAGATATGCAGGCAGCGGGTAAAAAGCTTGAGGACTCAACAGAGAACAATAAACCTAAAAAAGGTTGCGGTTGTCACTAA
- a CDS encoding phosphatidylglycerophosphatase A encodes MFTKKRLSEVLATFFYVGKIKYCPGTFGSLAAFPLTYFLIYFIVNNKIIIPFSNLTLGEAQLVSIFIISFSICLMLLILGIYFTKIYLNYTNSEDPKEVVIDEVVGQMLTIILVFFSALFANESHLVRYFSPLTINIMLLFILPFCLFRFFDILKPWPINWFDKNIKGSIGVMLDDLLAAIFATVVQYAIIFVLIDNVSE; translated from the coding sequence ATGTTCACTAAAAAACGATTGTCGGAAGTTTTGGCTACTTTCTTTTATGTAGGTAAAATCAAGTACTGCCCTGGCACTTTTGGCTCGCTTGCTGCTTTTCCTTTAACTTACTTTCTAATATATTTTATCGTTAACAACAAAATAATTATTCCTTTCTCAAACCTAACCCTAGGTGAAGCACAGCTTGTAAGTATATTTATTATAAGTTTTAGCATATGTTTGATGTTGTTAATACTTGGCATTTATTTTACTAAAATATATTTGAATTATACAAACTCAGAAGACCCTAAAGAAGTAGTAATAGACGAAGTAGTCGGACAAATGCTAACTATCATTTTAGTATTTTTTTCAGCTTTATTTGCTAATGAGTCGCATTTAGTAAGATATTTTAGTCCGCTAACAATAAATATTATGTTACTTTTCATATTGCCTTTTTGTCTATTTCGGTTTTTTGATATATTAAAACCGTGGCCTATTAATTGGTTTGATAAAAATATTAAGGGCAGTATAGGCGTTATGCTTGATGATTTGCTAGCTGCAATATTTGCTACAGTTGTACAATATGCAATTATATTTGTATTAATAGATAATGTGAGTGAGTGA
- a CDS encoding aspartate kinase has translation MALIIQKFGGTSVANIDRIKKIVPIVKAEIAKNNRVIVVVSAMAGVTNQLITLCNEVSSLNQTSQFAEYDAALSSGEIVTASLLALALQEEGIKARSFLAWQLPILTDNNHSKALVESINTDLLEKYLRLNTIPIIAGFQGINKFNRLSTLGRGGSDTTAALIAAAMKADRCDIYTDVEGIFTADPRIIPNAKKIKEIDFLEMLELASSGAKVLHPRAVELVMRYKINMRVLSTFSPNTEGTLITSRSRDTRPLSERGFSGKFERDTSPRTATYKEVREDTSLGSTYKLPLEVEFQKRSNMEDGVISGIASNKNLLKISIKSVSLNFLQIANMITQNNNHIEFMQEIKSNEECSFITNLTDKDNIQTLLTNLKDDKQIQHFTFDTEIATISLIGYGIKNDYKLLGTILAKLTEDNINVSMMQLSEVKITLLINDQDAEKTIFNLYDIFKIF, from the coding sequence ATGGCCTTAATAATTCAAAAATTCGGCGGCACTTCCGTTGCAAATATCGACAGAATAAAAAAAATTGTTCCTATTGTAAAAGCCGAAATAGCTAAAAATAACCGAGTAATCGTGGTAGTTTCAGCTATGGCTGGGGTTACTAATCAGCTTATTACACTGTGCAATGAAGTATCAAGCCTCAATCAAACTTCGCAATTTGCAGAATATGATGCAGCACTTTCTAGTGGCGAAATAGTAACCGCTTCATTACTTGCATTAGCTCTGCAAGAAGAGGGCATCAAGGCACGATCATTTTTAGCGTGGCAATTACCGATCCTCACCGATAATAATCATAGTAAAGCTTTAGTGGAATCAATTAATACAGATTTACTAGAAAAATATTTACGGCTAAATACTATCCCTATAATAGCCGGTTTTCAAGGAATTAACAAATTCAATAGGTTATCCACTTTAGGTAGGGGCGGATCCGATACTACTGCCGCTTTAATCGCCGCAGCTATGAAAGCCGATAGATGTGATATTTATACTGATGTAGAGGGAATATTTACTGCTGACCCAAGAATTATTCCAAATGCAAAGAAGATAAAGGAAATAGATTTTTTAGAAATGTTAGAACTAGCTTCAAGTGGGGCAAAAGTATTACACCCTAGAGCCGTAGAGTTAGTAATGCGATATAAGATAAATATGCGTGTTCTTTCAACATTTTCACCAAATACAGAAGGTACATTAATTACTTCAAGGAGTAGGGATACAAGACCTCTTTCGGAAAGAGGATTTAGTGGGAAATTTGAAAGAGACACTTCACCTCGCACCGCAACGTACAAAGAAGTACGTGAGGATACGAGTCTAGGCTCAACATACAAATTACCCTTAGAAGTAGAATTTCAAAAGAGGTCTAATATGGAAGATGGCGTTATTAGCGGTATTGCCTCTAATAAAAATTTATTAAAAATATCTATAAAGAGTGTTTCGTTAAATTTTCTTCAAATTGCAAATATGATTACACAAAACAATAATCATATTGAGTTTATGCAAGAGATAAAAAGTAATGAGGAATGTAGTTTTATTACAAATTTAACCGATAAAGATAATATACAAACTTTACTTACTAATTTAAAAGATGATAAGCAAATACAACATTTTACTTTTGATACCGAAATTGCTACAATCTCACTTATTGGTTATGGGATTAAAAATGATTATAAATTACTTGGAACGATATTAGCAAAGTTAACGGAAGATAATATAAATGTTAGCATGATGCAATTATCAGAAGTTAAAATTACCTTATTAATAAATGATCAGGATGCAGAGAAAACAATTTTTAATTTATATGATATTTTTAAAATATTTTAG
- a CDS encoding cell division protein ZapA — translation MSIVTVTLNNKSFQLYCNNGDEEELLSLANKLNDKITEIKLESPTASFELLLVMASLNAQAEIASLTERLNKNGFQKNHHDEEKFAETLTTIAGYLENLAHKMGK, via the coding sequence ATGTCAATTGTTACGGTAACATTAAATAACAAGAGTTTTCAATTATATTGTAATAATGGAGATGAGGAAGAATTACTATCTTTAGCGAATAAATTGAATGACAAAATAACTGAAATTAAACTTGAGAGTCCCACAGCCTCTTTTGAGCTATTATTAGTCATGGCATCCCTTAATGCTCAGGCTGAAATAGCCAGCTTAACAGAAAGGCTTAATAAAAACGGCTTTCAAAAAAATCACCACGACGAAGAAAAATTTGCAGAAACCTTAACTACTATAGCGGGTTATCTAGAAAACCTTGCACATAAAATGGGAAAGTGA